Proteins encoded within one genomic window of Humulus lupulus chromosome 1, drHumLupu1.1, whole genome shotgun sequence:
- the LOC133812646 gene encoding pentatricopeptide repeat-containing protein At5g66520 produces the protein MTTPFLLPNPAHHMLSLLETCSNMEEVKQIHGQMLKTGLDSDAILANKLLTFCVLPSLGNLGYARMFFDRFRRPNTFMWNTMIKGYSNNNQAEEALLLYHQMICQSVPHNNHTFPSLLKACSCLSALEETKQVHTRIIKMGYSSEVYAMNSLLHVYAITGCIEGASLVFDRIPQRDIVSFNSMINGYAKRGEMSRANEFFRNMPEKNVVSWTTMISGYVNAGLDKEALNIFSEMQMAGVEPDGVTLATALSACARLGALDQGSWIHSYINKNRIHIDPILGCVLIDMYVKCGNMEQALEIFRNMERKDVSSWTAIIEGFAIHGQGREALNWFMQMQSAGIKPNHITFTSILTACSYAGLVDEGKSLFQSMKVVYKLIPSIEHYGCMVDLLGRAGFLKEAKEFVETMPIKPNAAIWGALLNACRIHRHLELGKQIGKILVKLDPAHDGRYIHLSSIHAAAGEWNQAARVRKQMTDLGVSKVPGCSLISMNGVVHEFLAGGGSHPHMEEIYRLWESIAERLREEGHEPATRDLLLDLVDEEKETAIQQHSEKLAIAFGLMRTKPGVTIRVFNNLRVCEDCHKVAKLISKIYGRHIVLRDRVRFHIFKEGNCSCGDYW, from the coding sequence ATGACCACACCGTTCTTGCTACCAAACCCGGCTCATCATATGTTGTCTTTGCTTGAGACATGTTCAAACATGGAGGAAGTAAAGCAAATTCATGGCCAAATGTTGAAAACAGGGCTTGATTCAGATGCCATCCTGGCCAACAAGCTCCTAACTTTTTGTGTTTTACCAAGTTTAGGCAACTTAGGCTATGCCCGGATGTTTTTCGACAGATTTCGCAGACCGAACACTTTCATGTGGAACACCATGATCAAAGGATACTCAAACAATAATCAAGCCGAAGAAGCTTTACTTCTTTACCATCAAATGATTTGTCAATCAGTTCCACACAACAACCACACCTTCCCTTCCTTGCTCAAAGCCTGCTCTTGTTTATCAGCTTTGGAAGAAACCAAACAAGTCCACACACGCATCATAAAGATGGGTTATAGCTCAGAAGTCTATGCTATGAATTCCTTACTCCACGTTTATGCCATAACAGGCTGCATTGAAGGGGCGAGTCTTGTGTTTGATAGAATTCCACAAAGAGACATTGTTTCTTTTAACTCGATGATTAATGGGTATGCAAAACGTGGGGAAATGAGCAGAGCTAATGAGTTTTTCCGGAACATGCCAGAGAAGAATGTTGTGTCATGGACAACAATGATTTCAGGATATGTCAATGCAGGTTTGGACAAGGAAGCTTTGAACATATTTTCAGAAATGCAAATGGCTGGCGTTGAACCAGACGGTGTAACGCTGGCAACAGCTCTCTCAGCTTGCGCTCGTCTTGGTGCGTTGGATCAAGGTAGCTGGATTCATTCCTACATCAACAAGAACAGAATCCACATTGATCCAAtattgggttgtgttcttatagACATGTATGTCAAGTGTGGCAACATGGAACAAGCTCTTGAAATTTTCAGAAATATGGAGAGGAAAGATGTCTCTTCCTGGACAGCAATTATTGAAGGTTTTGCAATTCATGGACAGGGAAGAGAAGCTCTAAACTGGTTTATGCAGATGCAGAGTGCAGGCATCAAACCAAACCATATCACTTTTACTTCCATTCTGACTGCTTGCAGCTATGCTGGTCTGGTTGATGAAGGAAAATCATTATTTCAAAGCATGAAAGTTGTTTATAAGTTGATTCCTTCAATAGAGCATTATGGCTGCATGGTTGATCTTCTCGGCCGAGCTGGTTTTCTGAAAGAAGCAAAAGAGTTCGTTGAGACAATGCCTATAAAACCAAATGCAGCCATATGGGGTGCGCTGCTTAATGCCTGCCGGATTCATAGACACCTCGAGTTAGGCAAACAGATAGGAAAAATCCTTGTCAAACTCGACCCTGCGCATGACGGAAGGTACATTCACTTGTCAAGCATTCATGCTGCAGCAGGAGAGTGGAACCAAGCAGCAAGAGTGAGAAAACAGATGACAGATTTAGGAGTTTCAAAAGTTCCAGGCTGCAGTTTGATTAGCATGAATGGTGTTGTTCATGAGTTTTTGGCCGGGGGCGGCTCTCATCCACACATGGAAGAAATTTACCGCTTGTGGGAATCTATAGCAGAGAGACTGAGAGAAGAAGGACATGAACCTGCAACAAGAGATTTGTTACTTGATCTTGTGGATGAGGAGAAAGAAACTGCAATCCAGCAACACAGTGAGAAGCTTGCAATAGCTTTTGGACTGATGAGAACTAAACCAGGAGTAACTATTAGAGTTTTCAATAATCTGAGAGTTTGTGAAGACTGTCATAAGGTAGCTAAACTCATCTCGAAGATTTATGGCAGACATATTGTTCTGCGAGATCGTGTTCGATTTCACATTTTTAAGGAGGGAAACTGCTCTTGTGGAGATTATTGGTGA
- the LOC133812649 gene encoding syntaxin-112, producing the protein MNDLMTKSFLSYVELKKQAQKDLEENLDIELGQILNPIDEENLSKFYQEVGEVKSEMEEITNLLSDLQTLNEEAKSTHSTKILRGLRDRMDSDIVSILRKVRIVKTRLENLDQSNINNRSVLDAYREGSHVDRTRISVTNGLRVKLREMMNNFQSLRDKIVEDHKEDLRRKYYCAMGKLPSEEEIEKMVSGAMKVQMFEGKTEVDMENKVRHETVLDIQKSLNKLHQVFLDMAVLVEIQGEKIDDIEENVVNAGNFINGGTNSLYYANQMKKKNKWFYWVWAVVVMILLVCVISTLAS; encoded by the coding sequence ATGAATGATTTGATGACAAAATCGTTCTTAAGTTATGTGGAACTGAAGAAACAAGCCCAGAAGGACCTTGAAGAGAATCTTGATATCGAATTAGGCCAAATTCTTAACCCCATAGATGAAGAAAACCTCTCTAAGTTTTACCAAGAAGTTGGTGAAGTCAAGTCTGAAATGGAAGAGATTACCAATCTCTTGTCTGATCTTCAAACCTTGAATGAAGAAGCAAAATCCACTCACAGTACAAAGATTCTTCGTGGGCTTAGAGATCGTATGGACTCGGACATAGTTTCCATACTTCGTAAAGTGAGGATAGTCAAGACAAGGCTTGAGAATCTTGATCAGTCCAACATTAACAATCGGAGTGTTTTAGATGCTTATAGAGAAGGAAGCCATGTTGATCGTACCAGGATTTCGGTCACCAATGGTTTGAGAGTCAAGTTGAGAGAAATGATGAACAACTTTCAGAGTTTGAGAGATAAAATTGTTGAAGATCACAAGGAAGATCTCAGGAGGAAGTACTATTGTGCCATGGGCAAGTTACCTAGTGAGGAGGAGATCGAAAAGATGGTTTCTGGGGCCATGAAAGTTCAAATGTTTGAAGGGAAAACAGAAGTGGATATGGAGAACAAAGTTAGGCATGAGACAGTGTtagatattcaaaaaagtttgaATAAGCTTCATCAGGTGTTTCTTGACATGGCTGTTCTGGTTGAGATCCAGGGCGAAAAGATAGATGATATTGAAGAGAATGTTGTGAATGCAGGTAACTTCATCAATGGTGGCACTAACAGTCTTTACTATGCTAAccagatgaagaagaagaacaaatgGTTTTACTGGGTTTGGGCAGTGGTGGTGATGATACTCCTGGTCTGTGTCATATCAACCTTAGCTTCTTGA